The genomic region TGCCCATGACTGACCGTCATCAGCTGGCCGTTAGTGGTCGTGACCTGATGCAGGCTGAGTTAGTGAGCCCTGGACCGCAAATGGGCCGGGTCCTCGATTCAGTTGAGCGAGCAGTCGTGAACGGACAGGTTGCCAACCAAAAAGAAGCAATTCAGCAATTTATTCAGGAGCAGGTTACATGAAAACCATTCGCATGGTCTGGGCCCAAGATGACCGGGGCGCCATTGGTAAGGACGGTACTTTGCCCTGGCACATTCCGGCCGATTTGGCAGTCTTTAAGGCCGAAACGATTAATTCATTAATGATTATGGGTCGCAACACCTGGGCGGCGATTGGCCGGCCACTGCCAAAACGGCAGACCGTGGTTCTGACCCGACAAGCCGATTTTGATCCGGGCTTTCCCGAGGTCACGGTGGTTCACAGCCTGCCGGAAGCCCTGGCATTAATCGAAGCCAGCCCGACCGATTTGGTTTCTATCGCCGGTGGGGCTAAAATATACCAAGAGTTCATGCCCTATGCGACTGAACTAGTGGTCACCCGGGTAGCCGGTGATTACCAAGGGGATACCTTTATGCCCCCAATCGATACCCAGGTCTTTGCCCTGGTTGACCAAAAACCGGGCAGTGACCATGGTTACCAGTTCGAGGTTCAACGTTACCAACGCATTTTAGAAAAAGGTGTAAATAAAGATGGCAAACATTAGAATTGTAACGGATTCGGCGGCAATTTTGACCCCGGAAGAAATTGAGCAGTATGGCATCGTGGTGGTGCCCCTGACCGTCCAAATTGATGGCACGGTTTACCAGGACGGGGTAACAATTCATCCTAAAGAGTTCCTGGATATGATGGCTAAAAGCGACCACCTACCTCAGACTTCCCAACCCTCAATCGGGGATTTGAAAACGGCTTACGATAACCTGTATGCCGAAGATCCTGACGTGGAAGTACTGAGCTTACACCTGTCATCGGGCTTATCCGGTACGATTAGTGCTGCCCAGCAGGCGGCCTCTTTGTCCGCAGCTTCGGTAACGACCTTTGACACCCTCTTGGCTGATCGGGCCGAAGGCTTTGTTGTTTTGGCGGCTGCCCAAGCTGCTGCCGAAGGTAAGGACTTAGATGCAGTGATTGCTGCGGCTACTGAAGCCCGGGAACAATCTCACATTTACCTAAGCTTCACTTCCTTGAAGAACATGGTGGCTGGCGGTCGGCTTAGCAAGACCCAGGGCCTGATTGGTAACGTCTTAAATATTAAAGTTGGGGCCTATGTTGATAGTGAAGGGAAGGTTGATGTAGCCTTAAAGGGTCGGGGAATGAAGACCATTGCCAAGTTCAACGACCAGGTTATTGACAAGATGAAGCAGTACAAGGAAATGCTGTCGATTGGGATTTCCCATGCTGGTGTGCCCGAAGAGGCCCAGCAGTTGGCTGAGCGCTTGAACAAAATCTGGCCGGACTTGGATATCTTGGTCTCAACGACGACCCCCATTGTTTCGACTCACACTGGCTTAGGTGCCCTGGCAATTTTGTACCGGGCCCGCTAGTCTGGGTTTAGAGTTAGGAAGGAATTAATTATGAAGAAACGTTCAGGACTTTGGTTTTGGTTATTTTGGCTGCTGATTTTGGCCATTATTGGGGGCGCTTTGACCACCGCCTATTTGGCCCTCAAGCCTAGCAACCCTACGATTACCACGACCCGCTTTAATCCTGATACTAGCTTTGACTTGACCTTAAACCGTGACCAAATTAACGGTTTGGCCGGTAGTTACTTAAAGGACCAGGGCAATGGCAACTTGAACTTTGTCGTTGAACCAAAGGACGTTAAGGTAACTGGTCAGGTGAAGGTTTTGGGCCAGAATTTGAATTCGCAGATGATTTTGGATCCGGAAACGAATTCAGATGGCAACATTGTCCTGAAGGCTAAGTCAATTACCCTGGGTCAAATTGACCTGCCAGTTAAGGTGGCGATGGGCTATATCAAGGCGATGTACGATGGTCCTAGTTATGTCATTTTCCAACCTGACCAGGAACAAATCTTGATTGATATGTCCAAGGTTGGTAACAAGCAAGGGCTCAGCTTTAAGAGCACTGGCATCGATATGGACAAGAACCAGTATAAGTTTGTTGGTGAGGTGACTGATGCCAAAAAGTGACCGGAGTTTTTACAACTGGTTGATGACCAATCGTAACCCGGTGGCTGCTGATGAAATCCAGCAGTTTGCAAATAACGCCTTTTTGGACAGTTCCTTTCCCAAGCAGAGCAAGGACTTTGATGAAATTTCCCATTATCTTGAGGAAAACACCAGTTACTTGATGAGTATGACAATTTTTGATCAGGCCTGGGAGCGGTTCCAAGCCGAACGCTAAAGGATTGACCGATGGCTCAAATAATTCAATGGTTCCCTGGCCACATGGCCAAGGCCTTCCGCCTAATGCGGGAAAACTTGAACTTAGTTGATATTGTCTTTGAACTTGTTGATGCTCGGATTCCCGCCAGTTCACGCAATCCAGCCGTTGATGAGCTGATTGGCAATAAGCCCCGGCTCTTAATTATGACCAAGGCTGATTTGGCTGACCCCGAGCAAACCCAGCTGTGGGCGTCTTCTTTTCGCAAGCAGGGCTACCAGGTCCTGGTTCTAGACAGTCGCAGTCCTAAAACGGCTAGCTTAGTGGCTAAGGCAGCCCAAAAGGCCCTGGCTGGACAAACCCAGCGGCAAAGCGAGCGGGGCATTGTCGACCAGCCGATTCGGGCCCTGGTGGCTGGCATTCCAAATGTGGGCAAGTCCACCTTGCTAAACCACTTGGTTACCAAAAACGTCGTGCCGACCGCTAACCGGCCCGGCGTAACCAAGAAAATTACCTGGTTAAAGGCACCTGGCAACCTCCAGTTGTTAGATTCACCGGGGGTTTTGTGGCCAAAATTTGAAGATCAAACCGTTGGACTCAAGCTGGCCCTGACCGGGGCCGTCAAGGATACGATTTTTGCTAAGGACGATGCCGCCCTCTTTCTACTGGAATTTTTCAAGGAGCACTATCCCAAGGCGCTCAGCGAGCGCTACCACTTGAGTGAGACGGAGCTGGACCAAAGTCCGGTGGAATTGTTGCTGACGATTACACTGAAGTTAGGCTTTCAAGATGACTATGACAAGGCCAGTATCCGCTTATTAAATGACCTGCGAAAAGGGAAGTTAGGGCGTTTTACCCTGGACCGTTATGACGGATAAGAAGGCGTTAACAATCGCAGCAATTCGCGCTGCCCTGGCTCAGATTACAGATAATCAGGATCCGCGCCTAGTTCAGTGGCAAAATGACAACCGTAAGGGCGTTCGGCAGCTGGTTGAGCGCTGGCAGCGGCAATACGCCAAGCAAGCAGCCAATCAGGCGGCCTTCCTAGAGCGGTTTAGCTGGGAGCGCAAGCTCTGGCAGGCCGGCTTTTCAAAGGTTGCGGGCATTGACGAGGTTGGCCGCGGCCCCTTGGCTGGCCCGGTAGTCGCTGCCGCGGTCATTTTACCGGCCGACTTTGACGCCCCGGCCGTGATTGATTCCAAGCAGCTGACAGCCACTCAGCGCGAAGCGCTTTACCAGGTCATTATGGACCAGGCGGTGACAGTGGCGACTGCCTTTGGTTCAGCCCAGTTAATTGATCAGGTTAATATTTACCAGGCAACCCGGCAGACCATGCTGGCGGCGGTCCAGCAGCTGAATCCCCAACCGGATTATCTCTTAATTGATGCGATGAAGATTGACAGCCCGCTGGGGCAGGAGTCGCTGATTAAGGGTGATGCCCGCAGTAACTCGATTGCGGCGGCTAGCATTGTGGCCAAAGTTACCCGAGACCATTGGATGCAGGCCGCAGCTCAAAAGTATCCCGCCTATCACTTTGATAAAAACGCTGGGTATGGCACGGCGGAGCACTTAGCCGCGTTGAAAAAAGAGGGCGTGACCCCGCTACACCGGCAGACATTTGCCCCGGTTAAGAACATCTTAAATAACAAATAAAAACGGCCTAGGCCGTTTTTTTGTTAGAATATGAGTACCTACTAGGAGGCGGTATGCGTAAAGTTCAATTGTCGGATCGTTTACAGGCGGTGGCCGACTATGTTTCACCCCAGGCCCGTCTGGCCGATATTGGTTCAGATCACGCCTACCTGCCGGCTTATCTCATTCAAGCCGGTCAGATTGATTGGGCTCTGGCCGGTGAGGTTGCCCAAGGACCCCTGGATAATGTCAAACAGGAAATCAGCCGCCAGGGCTTAAACGGCAAGTTGATACCACGCCTAGCAAACGGTTTGGCGGCAATTAACCCCAGTGACCAGGTTGATACGGTCACGATTGCTGGCATGGGTGGCGTTTTAATTAGTCAGATCCTGGCTGCCGCGCCACAACCGCTGCCTTACCAGCATCTGATTTTACAGCCCAACACGGACGTAGCCACCGTGCGGGCCTGGCTGATTCAACACGATTTTAAAATTGACGGGGAGCAGATGGTCCAAGAGGGGCGCCATTTCTACGAGGTTTTGAGTGCCATACCAGGGACCCAGGAACTTAGCGACCGCCAGCTGGCCTTTGGTCCTTATTTGCTTGAGGAGCAGGGGTCGGCCTTTCGGGCCTTCTGGCAGCATAAGTTAGGTCAGATTGAACAAATTCTGACCCGGCTAGAGCAGGCCCAGCAGACCCAAACGGCTACCTATCAGGACTGGCAAAACCGCCACCAGGAAATTCAGGAGGTGCTTTCTTATGGTAAGCGCACAGAAGCTAATTGACCAAATTGAATCCTTTGCGCCGAAGGACTTAGCTGAAAAAGGGGACCCAACTGGCTTGCAAATTGGTGATCCTAATCAGGATATAAAACGGGTGCTAACCACCCTGGATGTTCGACCCGAAACGGTCGACTACGCCATTGAACACCAGATTGATTTTATCTGGGCTCACCACGAGGTGATGTTCTTTCCGGCTAAGAACTTAGATTTAACCAACCCCCAGCACCGCCTGTATGCCAAGCTGCTCAAGCATGACATTGTGGTTTATGCCAGTCATACCAACCTGGACAGCGCTGAAAACGGGATGAATGACTGGTTGGCCAAGGCCTTTGCCATTCAAGACCCGAAGCCACTCTTGCCCGGTGCCCAACCACAAACCGGTTTGGGCCGGATTGGTTACCTGAAGAAACCGCAGAAATTAAGTGACTATGCCCGCTTTATCAAGCAGGTTTGTGGGGTTGACCAGGTTCGGGTGATCAGTCCCGATTTGGACCGTGAAATCCAAACGGTAGCCGTTTTGGGCGGTGACGGTGGTCGCTGGTGGCCAACTGCCCAGGTCGCTGGCGCAGACGTTTACATTACCGCTGACCTGTACTACCATGTCGGCCATGATATCTTAGCGGCTGATTTTGCCGTCATCGATCCCGATCACCACATGGAAGCCCTGGGGGCCAAGCCGATGGCCCAGCTGGTAACCGAGTGGCAGCCGGAATTATCAGTTGAGGTCAGCCCGGTTAACACCGACCCTTACCAGTATCTCTAAAATCGTTGAAAGGATGTTCAGTAATGAGTGAAACGCAATATGAGCAGTTGATTCCCCGCTTTTTAAAGTACATTAAGGTTAATACCCAGTCCGACGAGGGGAGTGAACAAGTGCCTTCATCATCCAACCAGGTCACCTTCTTAAAGGATTTGGCCCAGGAATTAAAGACGATTGGGTTAAGCAATGTGCGCACCATGCCGGATGGCTATCTCTTTGCCGACCTGCCGGCCACTAGTGACCAAGCTGACCTGCCTACCATTGGCTTTATTGCCCATGTCGATACCGCCGATTTTAACGGCGAAAACATCCAGGCCCAAATTGTTGAAAACTATGATGGCCAGTCCGTCATTGATTTAGGCGATAGTGGCTATCAGCTTGATCCGGCGGTCTTTCCTAGTCTAAAGAAGTATGCCGGTGATACCCTGATTACCACTGATGGGACAACACTGCTTGGCGCCGATGACAAGGCTGGTGTTGCTGAAATTATCACGGCGGCTGACTACCTGATTCAGCACCCAGAAATCAAACACGGGCCCCTGCGCTTTGCCTTTGGACCCGATGAAGAAATCGGAAAAGGAGCCAATCACTTCGACACCGAGGCCTTCGGTGCCGACTTTGCCTACACCGTTGATGGGGGACCACTGGGTGAACTGGAATGGGAAACCTTTAACGCTGCGGCAGCCGACGTCCAAATCCAGGGACAAAACGTACATCCCGGCACGGCCAAAGGGGCCATGGTTAACGCCCTGCAGTTGGCGGTTGATTTCCAGCTGGCCTTACCAGTTCATGACCGTCCTGAGAAAACTGAGGGCCGGGAAGGCTTTTGGCACCTGATTAAGTTGAGTGGTACACCCGACGAGGCCCAGATGGATTACATTATCCGTGACCATGACCGGCAGAAGTTTGAAAACCGGAAGGATACCCTGATTAAGTTGGCCGACCAGTTTAACGAGTCCTTGGGGCAGGACCGGGTGAAGGTGAGCTTACACGACCAGTATTACAATATGGGCGAGATCTTAAAAAACGATCTAGCGCCGGTGGAACTGGCCAAGGAGGCGATGACAGACCTGGGGATTACACCAATTATTGAACCAGTCCGTGGTGGCACCGATGGTTCCAAGATCACCTTCTTAGGTTTGCCCACCCCGAATCTTTTTGCTGGTGGGGAAAACATGCACGGCCGCTATGAATACGTGGCTGAAGAAGTCATGGCAGCGGCGACAGACGTGATCATTAAGATTGCCAGCCTGGCCGCCTCAGAAAAATAAGCTAAAAAAAACACCCCTTAGGGTGTTTTTTATTGATTTGATTGTTTCGTATCGACCGCATCCTTGGCTGCTTTACCCGATAGGCCTGGAATCGCAATAATGGCAATTTCACCGACGATAATCGCGACAACAGCCACAGCTGTGTAGTTGTAGGTAACGTTGTTCAGCTGGGAAACGAGATAGCCTAGGATTTCACCGAAAATGGCGGACCAGAATGCTACAGTTACATATTTCATCTTGCTCATCCTTTCATTTACCGCCCATGATACGCCTTTTTTCTGATTTTACAAGCAGGGAAGTTGGCTTTTAAGTTATAATAAAACAAAACAGATGTTCGCCTAGGAGTGAGAATGTACGCACCCTTACAAATTTTTAGTAGTTATAGTTTGTTACAGAATCCAAATCCGGTGGCCGAAATTGTCGATGCCGCCCAAAAGCGGGGTTACCAGGCCATCAGTCTGGCCGATAACAACGTGATGTACGGCGCCATCGAACTCTATAACCAGGCCCAAAAGGCTGGTATTAAGCCGATTTTTGCTCTGACCCTCCATGTCCAGGGCTTGATTAATACGGCGACCGCCTTCCCCCTGGTTTTAACCGCGGTTTCTAACCAGGGCTATCAGAATTTACTCTGGCTGAGCTCGGCCAAGATGACTAGTCCTGACCAGGGGGTCACCATGAACCAGCTGGCCGAACACCTAGCTGGTCTGGTTTTAACCTTCCCAATTAACAGCGAGCTGAGCCAGTTAATCTTATCACAAAGTTCTGATGCCCAGGTCTACCTGAGTCGGCTTAGGGAGCTAGTGGGGGAGAACCCGGTTTATCTGGGCATTAACCCCCAACTGGCCGGTCAAAGTCAGCAGCAGTTAGCTAACTTTAGTCAGCAAAATAACCTGCCGCTAATCGCCTGGGACCGAGTCGACTACCTTAACCCAGATGATGCCTTCACCACCAATGTCTTACGGTCGATTGACGCCGGTACCAAGTTAGAAGATGTTACTTTCCTAGCCCAGCAAAGGGGAGAAAATGTCCTAAAGCCCCTGGCAGAAGTGGCTAACAGTTACCAGGCCAACGCTAATTTGCAGGCCGCCTGGCAGCATAACGAGACTGTCATCAACGAGGCTCAGGTGAACTTGGACTTTACCACTACGGCCCTGCCAGAGTTTACCACCCCGGCTGGCCAAAGCAGTGACCAGTACCTGACCCAACTAGCCGAGGCCGGTTTAAGGGCCCGCTTTGCCGGTCAAAACATCAGTCCGGCCTACCAAAATCGGCTCCACCACGAGCTGGGCATCATTGCCGAGCTGGGCTTTAGTGACTACTTCCTGATTGTCTGGGACATTTTAAATTACGCCCACACCCATGACATTCTCACTGGGGCCGGCCGGGGATCAGCGGTTGGTTCCCTGGTAGCCTATGCCTTACATATTACCGATGTGGATCCGCTTGAATTTGGGTTGCTCTTTGAGCGGTTCTTAAATCCATCGCGGGCCCAAATGCCCGATATCGACATTGACCTGCCCGATGACCGCCGTGACGAGGTTTTGGACTACTTGCATGACAAGTATGGTCAACGTAACTTCGCCCAAATCATCACCTTTGGAACCCTGGCCACCAAGCAGGCCCTGCGGGATACGGCCCGGGTTTTCAACCTGAGTACGGCCACGATGAGCCGGCTTAGTGCCAGTATTCCACCAGCTAAAAACGGGCGAACGCCCAGCTTGACCCAGTCTTACGAAGCCAGTCCGGCCTTACGACAGGCCGTCGCGGAGCTTGACCACGGTCAGTTACTTTTTAAAACCGCCCAACAACTTGAAGGGCTGCCCCGTAACTTTGGGACCCATGCCGCCGGCGTGGTGCTTAGTGCCCAACCCCTGGTTGAAAAAATTCCAGTACAGCTAGGTAGTGGGGGCAAGCTCCTAACCCAGTTTGAAAAGGGACCGGTTGAAGAACTGGGGCTGCTAAAGATTGATCTTTTGGCCCTGACTAACCTGAAAATTTTAGACCAGGCACTGCATTACGCGAAGGCTGATTTACCAGATAATTTTGACATTAACCAAATCCCCCTAAACGACCCGGAAACCCTGGCCCTCTTTGCTCGCGGGGACACCAACGGGGTCTTCCAGTTTGAATCAAACGGGATTCAAAACGTCCTCAGGCGGTTGAAACCCGAATCCTTTGAACACGTGGTTGCCGTTAACGCCCTGTATCGGCCTGGTCCTAGTAATAATATCAAGGACTTTGTCAGCCGCCGCCTTGGCCAGGAACCGGTCCCAGATTTGGACCCTTCCTTAAAGGACATCCTGGCACCGACATATGGCATCATGGTTTACCAGGAGCAGGTCATGCTGGTCGCCGAAGCCTATGCTGGTTTTTCCCTGGCAGAAGCCGATGATTTCCGCCGGGCAATTTCTAAAAAAGATTTAGATAAGATGGCTGAGATTGCTGACCGTTTTGTGGCTGGTGCAGTAGAGAAGGGGCACCAACGCCAGCATGCTCAAAAGCTCTTTACCTACATGCAGCGTTTCGCCGACTACGGCTTTAACCGTTCCCACGCGGTAGCTTATAGTAAGCTCGCCTTCCAATTGGCCTACCTGAAGGCTCATTATCCACGGGCCTTCTTTACCGCTTTACTCAACGCTAACCTGGGCAACCAAGATAAGGTCCGCCTATATGTTTCTGAGGCCCGTCGGGCTGGCATCCAGGTCAAGGGCCCGGATGTGAATACTTCCGGTCGCTTCTGGCAGCAGCACGGGGACAAGTTACAGATGGGCCTGCATAACATCCGCGGTCTCCGGACTGACCTGGTTTCAGCCTTATTAGCTGAACGTAAGGCCGGTGGCCGTTTCCAAGACGTCCAGTCCCTGATTCGACGCCTACCCGAGAAAATGCGCAAGCTAGAGCCCTTGCAGCAGCTGGTCTATGCCGGGGCCTTAGATCACTTCGGTTATAGTCGGGGAGACCTCCTGGCCAACTTACCCGATTTAATTGAGGCCGCAGGTTTCGGCGAACTCATCTTGCAAGAAACCAAGATGAAAACCGTGCCGGACCTGCCCCAGGCTGAGAAACTAGCCCGGGAGAAGGCCGCTATCGGTCTCAACCTATCTGGCCACCCCTTGGACCAGTACCAGGACCTAC from Leuconostocaceae bacterium ESL0723 harbors:
- a CDS encoding DegV family protein, giving the protein MANIRIVTDSAAILTPEEIEQYGIVVVPLTVQIDGTVYQDGVTIHPKEFLDMMAKSDHLPQTSQPSIGDLKTAYDNLYAEDPDVEVLSLHLSSGLSGTISAAQQAASLSAASVTTFDTLLADRAEGFVVLAAAQAAAEGKDLDAVIAAATEAREQSHIYLSFTSLKNMVAGGRLSKTQGLIGNVLNIKVGAYVDSEGKVDVALKGRGMKTIAKFNDQVIDKMKQYKEMLSIGISHAGVPEEAQQLAERLNKIWPDLDILVSTTTPIVSTHTGLGALAILYRAR
- a CDS encoding YozE family protein, with the protein product MPKSDRSFYNWLMTNRNPVAADEIQQFANNAFLDSSFPKQSKDFDEISHYLEENTSYLMSMTIFDQAWERFQAER
- the ylqF gene encoding ribosome biogenesis GTPase YlqF, whose product is MAQIIQWFPGHMAKAFRLMRENLNLVDIVFELVDARIPASSRNPAVDELIGNKPRLLIMTKADLADPEQTQLWASSFRKQGYQVLVLDSRSPKTASLVAKAAQKALAGQTQRQSERGIVDQPIRALVAGIPNVGKSTLLNHLVTKNVVPTANRPGVTKKITWLKAPGNLQLLDSPGVLWPKFEDQTVGLKLALTGAVKDTIFAKDDAALFLLEFFKEHYPKALSERYHLSETELDQSPVELLLTITLKLGFQDDYDKASIRLLNDLRKGKLGRFTLDRYDG
- a CDS encoding YpmS family protein → MKKRSGLWFWLFWLLILAIIGGALTTAYLALKPSNPTITTTRFNPDTSFDLTLNRDQINGLAGSYLKDQGNGNLNFVVEPKDVKVTGQVKVLGQNLNSQMILDPETNSDGNIVLKAKSITLGQIDLPVKVAMGYIKAMYDGPSYVIFQPDQEQILIDMSKVGNKQGLSFKSTGIDMDKNQYKFVGEVTDAKK
- a CDS encoding Nif3-like dinuclear metal center hexameric protein — translated: MVSAQKLIDQIESFAPKDLAEKGDPTGLQIGDPNQDIKRVLTTLDVRPETVDYAIEHQIDFIWAHHEVMFFPAKNLDLTNPQHRLYAKLLKHDIVVYASHTNLDSAENGMNDWLAKAFAIQDPKPLLPGAQPQTGLGRIGYLKKPQKLSDYARFIKQVCGVDQVRVISPDLDREIQTVAVLGGDGGRWWPTAQVAGADVYITADLYYHVGHDILAADFAVIDPDHHMEALGAKPMAQLVTEWQPELSVEVSPVNTDPYQYL
- the pepT gene encoding peptidase T gives rise to the protein MSETQYEQLIPRFLKYIKVNTQSDEGSEQVPSSSNQVTFLKDLAQELKTIGLSNVRTMPDGYLFADLPATSDQADLPTIGFIAHVDTADFNGENIQAQIVENYDGQSVIDLGDSGYQLDPAVFPSLKKYAGDTLITTDGTTLLGADDKAGVAEIITAADYLIQHPEIKHGPLRFAFGPDEEIGKGANHFDTEAFGADFAYTVDGGPLGELEWETFNAAAADVQIQGQNVHPGTAKGAMVNALQLAVDFQLALPVHDRPEKTEGREGFWHLIKLSGTPDEAQMDYIIRDHDRQKFENRKDTLIKLADQFNESLGQDRVKVSLHDQYYNMGEILKNDLAPVELAKEAMTDLGITPIIEPVRGGTDGSKITFLGLPTPNLFAGGENMHGRYEYVAEEVMAAATDVIIKIASLAASEK
- a CDS encoding dihydrofolate reductase, producing the protein MKTIRMVWAQDDRGAIGKDGTLPWHIPADLAVFKAETINSLMIMGRNTWAAIGRPLPKRQTVVLTRQADFDPGFPEVTVVHSLPEALALIEASPTDLVSIAGGAKIYQEFMPYATELVVTRVAGDYQGDTFMPPIDTQVFALVDQKPGSDHGYQFEVQRYQRILEKGVNKDGKH
- a CDS encoding YjzD family protein — translated: MKYVTVAFWSAIFGEILGYLVSQLNNVTYNYTAVAVVAIIVGEIAIIAIPGLSGKAAKDAVDTKQSNQ
- a CDS encoding ribonuclease HII; translation: MTDKKALTIAAIRAALAQITDNQDPRLVQWQNDNRKGVRQLVERWQRQYAKQAANQAAFLERFSWERKLWQAGFSKVAGIDEVGRGPLAGPVVAAAVILPADFDAPAVIDSKQLTATQREALYQVIMDQAVTVATAFGSAQLIDQVNIYQATRQTMLAAVQQLNPQPDYLLIDAMKIDSPLGQESLIKGDARSNSIAAASIVAKVTRDHWMQAAAQKYPAYHFDKNAGYGTAEHLAALKKEGVTPLHRQTFAPVKNILNNK
- a CDS encoding DNA polymerase III subunit alpha yields the protein MYAPLQIFSSYSLLQNPNPVAEIVDAAQKRGYQAISLADNNVMYGAIELYNQAQKAGIKPIFALTLHVQGLINTATAFPLVLTAVSNQGYQNLLWLSSAKMTSPDQGVTMNQLAEHLAGLVLTFPINSELSQLILSQSSDAQVYLSRLRELVGENPVYLGINPQLAGQSQQQLANFSQQNNLPLIAWDRVDYLNPDDAFTTNVLRSIDAGTKLEDVTFLAQQRGENVLKPLAEVANSYQANANLQAAWQHNETVINEAQVNLDFTTTALPEFTTPAGQSSDQYLTQLAEAGLRARFAGQNISPAYQNRLHHELGIIAELGFSDYFLIVWDILNYAHTHDILTGAGRGSAVGSLVAYALHITDVDPLEFGLLFERFLNPSRAQMPDIDIDLPDDRRDEVLDYLHDKYGQRNFAQIITFGTLATKQALRDTARVFNLSTATMSRLSASIPPAKNGRTPSLTQSYEASPALRQAVAELDHGQLLFKTAQQLEGLPRNFGTHAAGVVLSAQPLVEKIPVQLGSGGKLLTQFEKGPVEELGLLKIDLLALTNLKILDQALHYAKADLPDNFDINQIPLNDPETLALFARGDTNGVFQFESNGIQNVLRRLKPESFEHVVAVNALYRPGPSNNIKDFVSRRLGQEPVPDLDPSLKDILAPTYGIMVYQEQVMLVAEAYAGFSLAEADDFRRAISKKDLDKMAEIADRFVAGAVEKGHQRQHAQKLFTYMQRFADYGFNRSHAVAYSKLAFQLAYLKAHYPRAFFTALLNANLGNQDKVRLYVSEARRAGIQVKGPDVNTSGRFWQQHGDKLQMGLHNIRGLRTDLVSALLAERKAGGRFQDVQSLIRRLPEKMRKLEPLQQLVYAGALDHFGYSRGDLLANLPDLIEAAGFGELILQETKMKTVPDLPQAEKLAREKAAIGLNLSGHPLDQYQDLRLQEHFQEITDIHGDQQPVKILALVDKIKVIRTKKGDEMAFLTVSDQSGQISVTLFPKLYQPLAPELKAGQVLEIQGKSETRRELAVVANRVSLPSKPAQKGTWFLQFTPQHAGSQVQQAVWHWLSQQSGSNPVVTYWAATGEKKTLNQKYWLGDQNVDTTELERILGAGNVVFKKSQ
- a CDS encoding class I SAM-dependent methyltransferase, which gives rise to MRKVQLSDRLQAVADYVSPQARLADIGSDHAYLPAYLIQAGQIDWALAGEVAQGPLDNVKQEISRQGLNGKLIPRLANGLAAINPSDQVDTVTIAGMGGVLISQILAAAPQPLPYQHLILQPNTDVATVRAWLIQHDFKIDGEQMVQEGRHFYEVLSAIPGTQELSDRQLAFGPYLLEEQGSAFRAFWQHKLGQIEQILTRLEQAQQTQTATYQDWQNRHQEIQEVLSYGKRTEAN